One region of Aminobacterium colombiense DSM 12261 genomic DNA includes:
- the wecB gene encoding non-hydrolyzing UDP-N-acetylglucosamine 2-epimerase, which translates to MGKVSKKTCYRTQKTSIVLTFKHKIRSIKLMENTIISLVGARPQFIKEAVIASEVHKTNAWNHILVHSGQHYDVNMSDLFFEELQIPTPKYFLEVGSSSHGKQTAAVLEKFEDILLQEKPDLVLVYGDTNTTVAGALAAAKLNIPVAHIEAGMRQYPKNMPEEVNRVVTDHLSSLLFCCSELSYQNLQRENITSGVYIAGDVMYDLFLRMKPRFLKDKMLQNLTLHEGEYILVTLHRDFNVDNKESLLPILEGLNDYAKMTGLSIVFPMHPRTRKRIEEFDLATYLDSMNIVEPVGYLELMGLLEGCSNVVTDSGGLQKEAYYAKKQAAVIMPDTGWKEIIESGWNQLVPGNAAKELLPRILENKFIAYPVNLYGDGNAAKAIVKNIMTYLNK; encoded by the coding sequence TTGGGGAAAGTTAGCAAAAAAACTTGCTATAGAACTCAAAAAACTAGTATAGTATTGACTTTTAAACACAAAATTAGGAGCATAAAATTAATGGAAAATACAATTATTTCCCTCGTTGGGGCCCGTCCCCAATTTATAAAAGAAGCAGTTATCGCGTCTGAAGTTCATAAAACCAATGCCTGGAATCATATACTAGTACATTCCGGTCAACATTATGATGTAAATATGTCTGATCTCTTTTTTGAGGAACTTCAAATCCCAACCCCTAAATATTTTTTAGAGGTTGGGTCTTCCAGTCATGGAAAGCAAACAGCGGCAGTGCTCGAAAAGTTTGAAGACATTCTTCTTCAAGAAAAACCCGATCTCGTTCTTGTATATGGAGATACAAATACCACTGTTGCTGGAGCGTTAGCAGCTGCAAAACTTAACATTCCCGTAGCTCATATTGAAGCAGGTATGCGCCAATATCCTAAAAATATGCCAGAAGAGGTCAATCGCGTAGTAACAGATCACTTATCATCTCTCCTCTTTTGTTGCTCTGAACTTTCTTATCAAAATCTCCAGCGAGAAAATATAACAAGCGGTGTTTATATTGCAGGAGACGTAATGTATGACCTTTTTCTTCGAATGAAACCACGTTTCCTAAAAGATAAAATGTTACAAAATCTCACTCTTCATGAAGGTGAGTATATACTTGTTACACTTCATCGAGACTTTAATGTGGATAATAAAGAATCCCTTCTTCCTATTCTCGAAGGGCTAAATGATTATGCAAAAATGACAGGGCTATCTATTGTCTTTCCCATGCACCCCAGAACTCGAAAGCGCATAGAGGAATTTGACCTTGCTACTTATCTTGATTCTATGAACATCGTAGAGCCAGTGGGTTATTTAGAACTCATGGGCCTTCTTGAAGGATGTTCAAACGTTGTTACGGACAGTGGAGGCCTACAAAAAGAAGCATACTACGCAAAAAAGCAAGCAGCTGTAATTATGCCCGATACAGGATGGAAGGAAATCATAGAATCTGGTTGGAATCAACTTGTACCAGGAAACGCAGCAAAAGAACTTTTGCCTCGTATCTTAGAAAATAAATTTATAGCATATCCTGTCAATCTCTACGGAGATGGAAATGCAGCAAAAGCTATTGTGAAAAATATTATGACATACTTGAATAAATGA
- a CDS encoding 3-oxoacyl-ACP synthase III family protein has product MLSIARIAYYLPQNILTNEELEKEYESWSANKIYRKTGIENRHIANEEATSEMAVKAAEALFNSSQDIIKDNIDFLLLCTQSPDYFLPTTACLVQERLGLKQTIGALDFNLGCSGYIYGLLLATSLMQAKHVHDVLLLTSEKYCRYINPQDKSTRTIFGDGATATLLSETQGMATLDAFDWGTDGAGAKNLIVPAGGDALHCSSETAKEQVDANGNIRSLDNLYMNGPEIFTFTLNTVPLTIERVLAKASLTMQDIDFFVFHQANKFMLETLRAKLDIPEEKFIIDMKDYGNTVSSTIPIALENTRMKGLFHNGAKILLAGFGVGYSWGSAVLTWKE; this is encoded by the coding sequence ATGCTAAGTATTGCTAGAATTGCCTATTATTTGCCTCAAAATATTTTAACAAATGAAGAACTAGAAAAAGAATATGAATCATGGTCTGCGAATAAAATCTACCGGAAGACAGGCATTGAAAACCGCCATATTGCCAATGAAGAAGCAACATCAGAAATGGCCGTAAAAGCAGCAGAAGCTCTCTTTAATTCGAGTCAAGATATTATAAAAGATAACATTGACTTTCTTCTTCTCTGTACGCAAAGTCCAGACTATTTTCTTCCAACAACGGCCTGTTTGGTACAAGAAAGACTCGGCTTGAAACAAACGATCGGAGCGTTAGATTTCAACCTTGGATGTTCCGGTTATATTTATGGATTGCTTTTAGCCACATCTTTGATGCAAGCAAAACACGTCCACGATGTATTACTGTTAACATCAGAAAAATATTGCCGCTATATTAATCCTCAAGATAAAAGTACGCGTACAATTTTTGGCGATGGAGCAACAGCTACACTTCTATCAGAAACTCAAGGAATGGCTACTCTTGATGCTTTCGATTGGGGAACAGATGGAGCTGGAGCCAAGAATCTTATCGTTCCAGCTGGTGGAGATGCATTGCATTGTTCCTCTGAAACAGCTAAGGAACAAGTTGACGCTAATGGTAATATCCGTTCTCTTGATAATCTATATATGAATGGCCCTGAAATCTTCACTTTTACATTAAATACAGTGCCTCTGACAATAGAACGAGTTTTAGCAAAAGCATCGTTAACAATGCAAGACATAGATTTTTTTGTTTTCCACCAAGCTAACAAGTTTATGCTTGAAACTCTTCGCGCAAAGCTGGATATTCCTGAAGAAAAATTTATTATCGATATGAAAGATTATGGAAATACTGTATCTAGTACAATTCCTATTGCTCTTGAAAACACTCGAATGAAAGGACTTTTTCATAACGGAGCAAAAATTCTCCTCGCTGGATTCGGTGTTGGATATTCATGGGGATCTGCCGTACTAACATGGAAGGAGTAA
- a CDS encoding acyl carrier protein, whose amino-acid sequence MTLEQKIALLAETIETDSKNLISTRSLDSLDEWDSLALISLIGMFSKSFGRNISVEKLREFKIVQDIIDEMHE is encoded by the coding sequence ATGACATTGGAACAAAAGATAGCATTACTTGCAGAAACTATAGAAACTGATTCTAAAAATCTAATTTCTACTCGCTCTCTTGACTCTTTAGACGAATGGGACTCTCTGGCATTAATTTCTCTGATTGGAATGTTCAGTAAATCCTTTGGACGAAACATTTCTGTCGAAAAGTTAAGAGAATTTAAAATAGTTCAAGATATCATAGATGAGATGCATGAATAA
- a CDS encoding glycosyltransferase family 4 protein — translation MKLWWINQHARPPIFAGGTRHFNLAKKLCVLENNVMIVNGTFDHLGDTVLPEERNSENPISHTYEGVSFLSINLPSYSGNASLGRIRNMYSFYLKTTKVLSPNKTKYEHPDIIIGSTVHPWAAYAGYKLSQMYKVPFIYEVRDLWPLTLIELGRIKKWNPLVLYFDRIDKLLSKEATLVITTAPLMKKYYIDRWGLPESKFLWVTNGTNIDINSTNDSGETILPENKKEARPPFRIVYTGALGQANGLDEILRVIQASKEKLKNFEFHFWGNGPLKESLSSYIEQNGLPCFIHNPVPKAQIWSVLNQADALLFNLVSSSVTLFQYGISPNKLADYHAAGKPIISIGQYAQNPVIESGAGFAVSSARELPVALLKFQELSPEKKIKMGEKGQKYAEEHYNWGKLAKKLAIELKKLV, via the coding sequence GTGAAGCTTTGGTGGATAAACCAACATGCCCGCCCCCCTATCTTCGCAGGAGGGACGAGACATTTTAATTTAGCAAAAAAGCTTTGTGTTTTAGAAAATAACGTAATGATCGTTAATGGAACTTTTGATCACTTGGGAGACACTGTTCTTCCAGAAGAAAGAAACAGTGAAAATCCTATTTCCCACACATATGAGGGCGTGTCATTTTTATCCATCAATTTACCTTCGTACAGTGGGAATGCTTCGTTGGGACGAATAAGAAATATGTACTCGTTTTATCTTAAAACAACGAAAGTCCTATCTCCCAACAAGACTAAATACGAACACCCAGACATTATCATAGGCTCGACAGTTCACCCGTGGGCAGCTTATGCCGGCTATAAGCTATCGCAAATGTACAAAGTACCATTTATATATGAGGTTAGGGACCTATGGCCTTTGACCTTGATAGAACTCGGTAGAATTAAAAAATGGAATCCACTGGTGTTATATTTCGATAGAATAGACAAACTTCTCTCTAAAGAAGCCACCCTTGTTATAACAACAGCTCCTCTTATGAAAAAATATTACATTGATCGGTGGGGGCTTCCAGAAAGTAAATTTTTATGGGTCACGAATGGGACTAACATAGATATTAATTCAACTAATGATTCAGGAGAAACAATTCTGCCTGAAAATAAAAAAGAGGCCCGCCCACCCTTCCGCATTGTTTATACGGGAGCATTAGGGCAAGCAAATGGGCTAGATGAAATCTTACGGGTCATTCAAGCAAGTAAAGAAAAACTTAAAAACTTTGAATTCCATTTTTGGGGAAATGGCCCCCTTAAAGAATCATTATCCAGTTATATTGAGCAGAATGGATTACCCTGTTTTATACACAATCCAGTACCCAAGGCGCAAATATGGTCCGTTCTTAACCAAGCAGACGCATTGTTATTTAATCTAGTTTCTTCCTCTGTAACATTATTTCAATATGGAATTAGCCCAAATAAGTTGGCGGACTATCATGCCGCTGGCAAACCCATAATTTCAATCGGACAATATGCACAAAACCCTGTTATTGAATCTGGGGCAGGTTTTGCTGTTTCATCAGCACGAGAATTGCCTGTAGCCTTACTAAAATTTCAAGAATTGAGTCCCGAAAAAAAGATTAAAATGGGAGAAAAAGGTCAGAAGTATGCGGAGGAGCATTATAATTGGGGAAAGTTAGCAAAAAAACTTGCTATAGAACTCAAAAAACTAGTATAG
- a CDS encoding UDP-glucose 4-epimerase, producing MEIKKLITKYTGYDSFKNKIEHTGLMDAIYSNTVSFLSDPKFASKLAQNSNIVAILVNPEDAQKIDVEIEKIIIEKPKSIFFDIHNEFCKLNISRQVTKIDPDANIASSAYVSPYNVSIESGVIIHPQAAILDGVSIQKGTIIGPGTIIGTHGFHCYDDINGNKKKVYHDGKVIIGENVEIGSNVSIDKGLMGRDTIIGDHTKIDNLVHIAHRVHIGCSCLVAAGAIISGSVTTGNDIWIGPGATLSNRITLGNNAQVLIGSVVVRNVKDNERVSGNFAMDHFKRMLRTRSNI from the coding sequence ATGGAAATAAAAAAACTAATAACTAAATATACAGGATATGATTCTTTTAAAAATAAGATAGAACACACTGGATTAATGGATGCCATTTATTCTAATACTGTAAGTTTTCTCTCTGATCCTAAATTTGCTTCTAAATTAGCTCAAAATTCTAATATCGTTGCTATTTTAGTCAATCCAGAAGATGCACAAAAAATAGATGTTGAAATAGAAAAAATTATTATAGAGAAACCTAAAAGTATTTTTTTCGATATCCATAATGAATTTTGTAAATTAAATATATCACGTCAGGTAACTAAAATAGATCCCGATGCGAACATAGCTTCATCAGCTTATGTTTCTCCTTATAATGTAAGCATAGAATCAGGAGTAATCATACATCCCCAAGCCGCCATATTAGATGGCGTGTCCATACAAAAAGGTACAATAATAGGGCCCGGAACAATTATTGGAACTCATGGTTTTCATTGTTATGATGATATCAATGGAAACAAAAAGAAAGTTTACCATGACGGGAAAGTCATTATAGGAGAAAATGTAGAGATCGGGTCTAATGTGTCAATAGATAAGGGACTGATGGGACGTGATACTATCATCGGTGATCATACTAAAATAGACAACTTAGTACACATAGCTCATAGAGTTCATATCGGATGCTCTTGTCTAGTAGCAGCAGGAGCTATCATATCTGGTTCTGTAACGACAGGAAACGACATCTGGATAGGTCCTGGGGCTACCCTTTCTAACAGAATTACGCTAGGAAACAACGCCCAAGTATTAATCGGATCAGTAGTAGTAAGAAATGTGAAGGATAACGAAAGAGTTTCAGGAAATTTCGCGATGGACCATTTTAAACGGATGTTAAGAACTCGCTCTAATATATAA
- a CDS encoding SDR family NAD(P)-dependent oxidoreductase: MNNFKNPFSLEDKKILVTGASSGIGQAIAIWISRMGGQVALLARSKEKLEKTFSLLEGCNHRIVPLDLLSQEYEIEETIDNLIQEWGPLHGMVHSAGLTITQPLNRIRTEKDYNNIFNVNYRSFLFLSQICCKKKNHTKNASIVAISSITALKGKSGLILYASSKAALASSVRCLALEYAPIGIRFNSICPGWVDTPMLKSTREKLGEELFEQNIVSSHPLGLGTPNDIAYAAIYLLSDASRWVTGSSLIIDGGYSC, translated from the coding sequence ATGAATAACTTTAAAAACCCTTTTTCTCTCGAAGACAAGAAAATACTGGTAACCGGCGCATCTTCAGGAATAGGACAAGCTATAGCTATATGGATCAGCCGCATGGGAGGACAAGTAGCTCTTCTTGCACGATCTAAAGAAAAGCTTGAAAAGACATTTTCCTTGCTTGAAGGATGCAATCATAGAATTGTCCCTCTTGATTTGCTCTCTCAAGAATATGAGATTGAAGAGACAATCGACAATCTTATTCAGGAATGGGGACCTTTACATGGGATGGTACATAGTGCCGGATTAACAATTACTCAACCATTAAACAGAATTAGAACGGAAAAAGATTATAATAATATCTTTAATGTAAACTACAGGAGCTTTCTCTTCTTATCTCAAATTTGTTGTAAAAAGAAGAACCATACAAAAAATGCGAGTATAGTTGCTATATCTTCTATTACAGCTCTAAAGGGGAAAAGTGGACTAATATTATATGCTAGTTCAAAAGCAGCTCTTGCATCTTCAGTTCGCTGTCTCGCACTAGAATATGCTCCTATAGGAATACGTTTTAATTCTATTTGCCCTGGGTGGGTGGATACTCCAATGTTAAAAAGTACTCGAGAGAAACTGGGAGAAGAACTATTTGAGCAAAATATAGTATCTTCTCACCCTCTAGGTCTTGGCACACCAAATGATATTGCCTACGCAGCCATCTACTTACTTTCAGATGCCAGTAGATGGGTTACTGGATCTAGCTTAATTATTGATGGTGGATATTCTTGTTAA
- a CDS encoding glycosyltransferase family 4 protein — MGKRICHITTVHSANDIRIFAKECQSLSQSGYEVFLVAPETPMSLTDISVKVKFIHKEHGRFLRLIRGQWHALKEAVKLKASLYHFHDPELILMGLILKFIGKKVVYDVHEDLPRQIRTKEWLPSWSRKGIAFAAEFVEWIGAKFFDGIVIVAPVQQHRFPSHKTIMVQNFPIREEFLELDLKNYSNRPPYFAYIGGITVIRGIKEMVKSLEYMANSQVNLILAGKFSTEKLSREIKLLHGWNKVQYEGFVGRKEVVEILKKAKAGLVLFHPVPNHIGAQPNKFFEYMSAGIPIIASDFPLWRQIVEEAKCGLLVDPLSPEKIAKAMQWVLDHPEEAQKMGRNGLKAIETKYNWDNECKKLIIFYKKLFQK; from the coding sequence ATGGGAAAAAGAATTTGTCATATTACAACTGTACATTCCGCAAATGATATTCGAATATTCGCAAAAGAATGCCAATCATTGAGCCAGTCAGGCTATGAAGTATTTTTGGTTGCGCCAGAAACGCCTATGTCTTTAACAGATATCTCTGTGAAGGTAAAATTCATACACAAAGAACACGGTCGTTTTCTTCGTTTGATACGTGGCCAATGGCATGCCTTAAAAGAAGCAGTTAAACTAAAAGCTTCACTCTATCATTTTCATGACCCTGAACTTATTCTCATGGGGCTTATACTTAAATTTATAGGCAAAAAGGTAGTATATGACGTGCATGAAGACCTTCCTCGTCAAATACGCACTAAAGAATGGTTACCAAGTTGGAGTCGAAAGGGTATTGCATTCGCAGCAGAATTTGTTGAATGGATAGGAGCAAAATTTTTTGATGGCATTGTAATCGTTGCTCCCGTGCAGCAACATAGATTCCCTTCTCATAAAACTATTATGGTACAAAACTTTCCTATTCGTGAAGAGTTTTTAGAATTGGACTTAAAAAATTACTCAAACCGTCCTCCATATTTTGCTTACATTGGGGGGATAACAGTAATTCGTGGGATTAAAGAAATGGTAAAATCTTTAGAATACATGGCGAATTCTCAAGTAAACCTTATTCTTGCAGGAAAATTTAGCACTGAAAAATTATCTAGAGAAATTAAACTTCTCCATGGATGGAACAAAGTTCAATATGAAGGTTTTGTTGGTAGAAAAGAAGTTGTCGAAATATTAAAAAAAGCAAAAGCTGGGCTTGTACTTTTTCATCCGGTACCCAATCATATTGGGGCTCAACCTAATAAGTTTTTCGAATATATGTCTGCAGGAATTCCTATAATAGCATCAGACTTCCCTTTATGGAGGCAAATTGTAGAGGAAGCCAAGTGTGGCCTCCTCGTTGATCCTCTTAGTCCTGAAAAGATAGCAAAAGCAATGCAGTGGGTATTAGATCATCCAGAAGAAGCTCAAAAAATGGGAAGAAACGGTTTAAAAGCAATAGAAACAAAGTATAATTGGGACAATGAATGCAAAAAACTTATTATCTTCTATAAAAAGCTGTTTCAAAAGTAA